A window of the Helianthus annuus cultivar XRQ/B chromosome 4, HanXRQr2.0-SUNRISE, whole genome shotgun sequence genome harbors these coding sequences:
- the LOC110932890 gene encoding uncharacterized protein LOC110932890: MCPDYEDNPMDVCNPKVKHIRLGMYFKSKQEVDLAIREWNIRRGREIFVMDSKPTLYKVKCYTRNKNFKNPFPYAPLCEWRATASKQKHQHLWQITNWAPAHTCYSTVVRNNNRCLRSKDIAAHILPQIRTDIALKVKHIRTHIKQAMSVDVTYTKAWRGRRKAIERIYGTWESNFQELPKYVLRLQSRNPGTVVSWFHHPHSAPGHPTFKYVFWAFGPSIRAFHLCQPVISVDGTHLKGGYRGTLLVAVTKNANNYIMPVAYALVDEETVHSWCWFFQNLREYVTKDCNSRICVLSDRHAGIINAMENLLDWREPNAYHRYCLRHVRSNFSGRFKTKSLRKLCWMIGSTSQRRKYLWAVREMQMLNQGAWNYLNDIEKSKWTIVHDRGNRRWGNLTTNISESMNNVLWEARLLPVKALIHYTFTKDVSEYARHAQMAHSCNTPLPPRI; encoded by the coding sequence ATGTGTCCGGATTATGAAGATAATCCAATGGACGTATGTAATCCAAAAGTAAAACATATACGTCTCGGCATGTATTTCAAGTCAAAACAGGAGGTGGACCTTGCTATCCGAGAATGGAACATTCGCCGTGGAAGGGAAATATTTGTGATGGATAGCAAACCAACTTTATACAAAGTTAAATGCTACACgagaaacaaaaattttaaaaacccttTCCCTTATGCCCCTTTGTGTGAATGGCGTGCAACGGCatcaaaacagaaacaccaacacCTTTGGCAAATTACCAACTGGGCGCCTGCCCACACTTGTTATTCCACGGTGGTACGCAACAACAACAGGTGCCTTAGATCTAAGGATATCGCTGCACACATCCTGCCGCAAATTCGTACAGACATTGCGTTGAAGGTGAAACACATCAGGACGCATATAAAGCAAGCGATGTCTGTCGATGTTACGTATACGAAGGCGTGGCGTGGACGAAGAAAAGCGATTGAGAGGATATATGGAACCTGGGAAAGCAACTTTCAGGAGCTGCCAAAGTACGTGTTACGGCTTCAGTCTCGAAACCCTGGAACGGTGGTTTCATGGTTTCATCACCCGCACTCGGCTCCAGGACATCCAACATTCAAATATGTTTTTTGGGCATTTGGTCCTTCTATTCGCGCATTTCATCTTTGCCAGCCTGTCATCTCTGTGGACGGCACACACTTGAAAGGAGGGTACCGTGGTACGCTGTTGGTTGCGGTAACCAAAAACGCCAACAACTACATAATGCCAGTGGCGTACGCGCTAGTTGACGAAGAGACGGTTCATAGTTGGTGTTGGTTTTTCCAAAATTTGAGAGAATACGTCACCAAAGACTGTAACAGTAGAATTTGTGTTCTATCAGACCGTCATGCCGGGATAATTAATGCGATGGAGAACCTTCTGGATTGGAGGGAACCAAACGCCTACCACCGTTATTGTCTTCGGCATGTCAGAAGCAATTTTAGTGGTAGGTTCAAGACCAAATCTCTTAGGAAGCTGTGTTGGATGATCGGGAGCACAAGTCAACGAAGAAAGTATCTTTGGGCTGTGAGGGAAATGCAGATGTTAAATCAGGGTGCTTGGAACTACCTGAACGACATCGAAAAAAGCAAGTGGACTATTGTTCATGACCGCGGAAACCGTCGTTGGGGTAACCTTACGACGAACATATCTGAGTCTATGAATAATGTCTTATGGGAAGCAAGACTCCTGCCAGTAAAAGCCTTAATTCATTATACGTTCACCAAGGACGTATCAGAGTATGCTCGCCACGCGCAGATGGCCCATAGCTGCAATACCCCTCTACCCCCTCGAATTTAG
- the LOC110935712 gene encoding uncharacterized protein LOC110935712, which produces MAPTRRGRDVKSVGPVQGSASGLRTCPFKFFHECKDGKLGSAGFFRLLEHMQSTHFKTENRKLTLKEAISRDVDLFLDVGEVLRAGDKWLCGRCMVMHALSRGCKHDDEVVSFAIVSGDVEDFIVGIRKPCQVVVDTSPCHPATVGGGVNLLERVFSLPIQTVKSIPPSCRLMFAQVLTGALRKVVVSPGSVENWVQLLLLPRCTLRVVRPSSRQERRSGNRKSLQYNNILHALTIWKDGSGFDELVSSLVDSVGEAGTLRRECRMEGDKDKDPNIKQCLRKVRDGHFTAAVKVLSSSGVAPLCDSTLKALIDKHPVVAPPSLPPNPHAQPTLVVDDECVLKCIRSFPKGTSCGRDGMRAQHLLDAIGGEGSMASSGLLTAITEVVNLWLGGSCPKVLAEFVASAPLTPLLKPDKGIRPIAVGGIWRRLVSKVAMKKVGKNMAQYLGDFQFGVGMSNGAEAVLHSANRFLNSSHANGSLALLIVDFSNAFNTVDRTTFLKEVHQHCPSIYRWVQFLYAQPARLYVGNECIGATTGVQQGDPLGPLLFSLALHPLILRVQDRCNLPFHAWYLNDGTIIGNATEVARALHIINEEGPSLGLHLNIKKTEVYWPTCDGQKLQDGLFPKGIGRPERGVKLLGGAVSRDPSFVGELAGRRATGAVELMKLLPCLRDPQCELLLLRSCMGVAKLLFGLRTCQPYLMEDASTRFDDGLREAIEDIVVGGGPFFGDLQWRLASLPMRLGGLGLLSARDVGVYAFVASRAQSWELQDHILRNSGVVELDVDYLQALERLNVYLPDFDIDGFSKKDTAPSKPQTTLANALFSKIAQRLGENFDLSPRQRAVWECLNGPHAQDFLTVIPIEGLGQCMSAVEYRAILKYRLMIPMYPEDETCPICRKACMDKYGEHAVHCKELPGFKYRHDWVRDVLWDILRRAGISAKKEAPVNFLTDPMEGRSTLRPADLLVFGWARGKHACVDLTGVSPLVGLRENGFVAGQASRKAESKKVDKHAKACAENQHVFVPFAFDTFGSLAPEAIQFLTRVQRVIHSNCSAPRGRDFVFGRLGFAIQKGVAAQLVACLPFVLM; this is translated from the coding sequence ATGGCTCCTACGAGACGGGGAAGGGATGTTAAGTCAGTTGGCCCTGTGCAGGGTTCTGCTAGTGGTCTAAGGACTTGTCCTTTCAAATTTTTTCACGAATGTAAAGATGGGAAGCTGGGATCTGCGGGTTTTTTTCGCCTGCTAGAACACATGCAAAGCACCCACTTCAAGACTGAAAACCGAAAGCTAACTTTAAAGGAGGCTATCTCTAGGGACGTGGACCTCTTTTTGGACGTTGGGGAAGTTCTTAGAGCAGGAGACAAATGGTTGTGTGGCCGCTGCATGGTCATGCATGCTCTCAGTAGAGGGTGCAAGCATGATGATGAGGTCGTGTCGTTTGCCATAGTCTCGGGGGACGTGGAAGATTTCATCGTTGGGATCCGAAAACCATGTCAAGTGGTGGTTGACACAAGCCCATGTCACCCAGCAACGGTCGGGGGTGGTGTTAACCTCCTCGAGCGAGTTTTTTCCCTCCCTATTCAGACTGTTAAAAGCATTCCTCCTAGTTGTCGGCTGATGTTTGCTCAGGTTTTAACAGGTGCATTGCGCAAAGTGGTTGTGTCACCAGGATCAGTTGAAAATTGGGTCCAATTACTTTTGTTGCCGCGTTGCACCTTACGGGTGGTCAGACCGTCCTCCCGACAAGAACGAAGATCAGGGAACAGGAAATCTTTGCAGTATAATAACATCCTGCATGCGCTTACAATTTGGAAAGATGGGTCTGGTTTTGATGAATTGGTCTCGTCCCTAGTGGATAGCGTGGGGGAGGCGGGGACTCTTAGGAGAGAATGCAGGATGGAGGGAGACAAAGATAAGGACCCTAATATTAAGCAATGTCTCCGAAAAGTTAGGGATGGACATTTTACGGCTGCAGTTAAGGTCCTAAGCTCCAGTGGAGTCGCCCCTCTATGTGATTCGACCTTGAAAGCTCTTATTGATAAACACCCTGTGGTGGCGCCCCCTTCCTTGCCTCCCAACCCCCACGCTCAACCCACTCTTGTTGTTGATGACGAGTGCGTGCTCAAATGTATTCGATCCTTCCCTAAAGGGACATCGTGTGGTAGGGACGGGATGCGAGCCCAACACTTGTTAGATGCTATCGGGGGTGAGGGATCAATGGCTTCCTCGGGTTTGCTAACGGCCATTACAGAAGTTGTCAACTTATGGCTTGGAGGATCCTGCCCTAAGGTGCTAGCAGAGTTTGTTGCCTCAGCCCCCCTTACCCCGTTACTGAAACCCGATAAAGGAATTCGACCTATTGCTGTGGGAGGTATATGGCGACGGTTGGTTTCCAAGGTGGCAATGAAGAAGGTTGGGAAAAACATGGCTCAGTACTTGGGAGACTTTCAGTTTGGGGTGGGGATGTCAAACGGTGCAGAGGCGGTGCTTCACAGTGCGAACAGGTTTCTCAACTCCTCTCATGCTAATGGTTCCTTAGCCTTGCTTATTGTCGACTTCTCGAATGCGTTCAACACGGTTGACCGCACAACCTTCCTGAAAGAGGTTCATCAACATTGCCCGTCAATCTATCGATGGGTTCAATTCCTGTACGCCCAGCCTGCCCGGTTGTATGTTGGTAATGAGTGTATTGGGGCTACTACTGGAGTGCAACAAGGGGATCCCTTGGGGCCCCTTCTCTTTTCTCTTGCCTTACACCCACTCATTCTCAGGGTGCAGGACCGATGTAACCTCCCGTTTCATGCTTGGTATTTGAATGATGGGACGATTATCGGCAATGCGACGGAGGTTGCTAGGGCCTTACACATTATTAACGAGGAAGGGCCATCCCTAGGACTTCACCTCAACATTAAGAAAACAGAGGTATATTGGCCGACATGTGATGGGCAGAAACTTCAGGACGGGCTTTTCCCGAAAGGGATTGGCAGACCAGAGAGGGGGGTTAAGCTACTGGGTGGAGCTGTTAGCCGTGACCCTAGCTTCGTTGGCGAGTTGGCAGGGCGGCGGGCGACGGGGGCGGTTGAACTCATGAAACTCTTGCCATGCCTTAGGGACCCTCAATGTGAACTCCTTCTGCTAAGATCGTGCATGGGGGTTGCTAAGTTACTTTTCGGGCTGCGAACTTGTCAACCATATTTGATGGAGGATGCATCAACCCGGTTCGATGATGGCCTCCGAGAGGCTATAGAAGACATAGTCGTAGGTGGTGGCCCATTCTTTGGGGACCTCCAATGGCGTTTGGCATCCCTGCCAATGCGTCTAGGTGGTTTGGGTCTGCTCTCAGCTCGAGATGTTGGGGTTTATGCTTTTGTGGCGTCCAGAGCTCAGTCTTGGGAATTACAGGATCATATCCTTCGGAACAGTGGGGTTGTCGAGCTCGACGTGGACTATCTGCAGGCGCTTGAACGCTTAAATGTCTATCTCCCAGACTTTGATATCGACGGTTTCTCtaaaaaggacaccgcccccTCGAAACCACAAACAACTTTGGCGAATGCTCTGTTTAGCAAAATCGCTCAAAGACTGGGAGAAAATTTTGATTTGTCACCTCGCCAAAGGGCGGTGTGGGAGTGCCTGAATGGTCCCCATGCTCAGGATTTTCTGACCGTTATCCCGATTGAGGGGCTGGGACAATGTATGTCAGCAGTAGAATACAGAGCAATCCTTAAATACCGGCTGATGATCCCTATGTATCCAGAAGATGAAACGTGCCCAATATGCCGTAAAGCTTGTATGGATAAATACGGAGAGCACGCAGTGCATTGTAAAGAGCTCCCTGGGTtcaaatatcggcatgactgGGTGCGAGATGTTTTGTGGGACATTCTGAGAAGAGCTGGGATTTCAGCTAAGAAAGAGGCTCCTGTGAATTTCCTTACGGACCccatggaagggagatctactctgCGACCAGCAGATCTGCTCGTCTTTGGTTGGGCTAgggggaaacacgcttgtgtTGACCTCACGGGGGTTTCCCCTCTGGTTGGCTTAAGGGAAAACGGGTTTGTAGCTGGTCAAGCATCAAGAAAGGCAGAATCGAAGAAAGTTGACAAGCACGCTAAAGCTTGTGCAGAGAACCAGCACGTTTTTGTCCCTTTTGCATTTGACACATTTGGCTCTCTAGCGCCAGAAGCTATCCAATTCCTGACCAGGGTCCAACGGGTCATCCACAGCAATTGCTCGGCACCAAGGGGACGAGATTTTGTCTTTGGCAGATTAGGGTTTGCCATTCAGAAAGgggtggcggcgcagcttgttgcctgtctaccttttgttttgatgtaa